From a region of the Seleniivibrio woodruffii genome:
- a CDS encoding EAL domain-containing protein, whose translation MEQVQFDIAEIVEKELIRIEFQPILSLKLKKAVGVEALCRGINPADRTVISPIALFTEAKKHKMVLALDRLCRKKAMIEFSKIPDHDNLVLFLNFDASVLDNVIDEDKSWTKIYADEAGLKYQNIAVEILESKIENNSKLEAITEKFSSLGMFVVLDDFGALHSNLNRLVISKPDIIKIDRSLIHNVSQSYYQQSIIKSIIDLGKKIGSLTLAEGVESKEDVMKCHELGADLFQGFFFARPKSISDFQEFSCKTLMDNISFEIKDYMALSLEQKRFQHASFESILNRMLDEVVNSQPSEFQQISWDFIKTHKDIECVYFLNDDGVQFGDTICGFDIPDNEHSLFHPSKTGTDHSLKEYFYFINSLNLLSYYTDPYISLATGMLCRTMAKRFDCGDKNFILCIDFIDSRACNLL comes from the coding sequence TTGGAACAGGTTCAATTCGATATTGCGGAGATTGTGGAAAAGGAGCTCATACGCATTGAGTTTCAACCCATTCTCAGCCTAAAGCTCAAAAAGGCCGTCGGCGTTGAGGCTCTTTGCAGAGGGATCAACCCCGCCGACCGCACGGTGATATCACCGATCGCACTCTTTACCGAAGCAAAGAAACACAAAATGGTTCTCGCTCTGGACAGGCTCTGCCGCAAAAAAGCCATGATAGAGTTCTCAAAAATCCCCGACCACGACAACCTCGTCCTATTCCTTAACTTCGATGCCTCCGTTCTGGACAACGTTATCGACGAGGACAAATCATGGACAAAGATATACGCAGACGAAGCCGGACTGAAATATCAGAATATCGCCGTTGAGATCCTCGAATCGAAAATAGAGAACAACAGCAAGCTGGAAGCCATCACCGAGAAATTCTCATCGCTGGGAATGTTCGTGGTGCTGGACGACTTCGGAGCGCTCCACTCAAACCTGAACAGACTCGTAATATCCAAACCGGATATCATCAAAATAGACAGAAGCCTCATCCACAACGTAAGCCAGAGCTACTATCAGCAATCGATCATCAAATCAATCATCGATCTGGGCAAAAAAATAGGCTCGCTGACACTGGCAGAGGGAGTGGAATCAAAAGAAGACGTCATGAAATGCCACGAACTGGGCGCAGACCTGTTTCAGGGGTTTTTCTTCGCACGTCCCAAAAGCATATCCGATTTTCAGGAGTTCAGCTGCAAAACGCTGATGGACAACATTTCATTCGAAATAAAAGATTATATGGCGTTAAGCCTCGAACAGAAAAGGTTCCAGCACGCCAGCTTCGAAAGCATCCTCAACAGAATGCTTGACGAAGTGGTCAACTCCCAACCTTCGGAATTTCAGCAGATATCATGGGATTTCATCAAGACCCACAAAGATATAGAATGCGTATACTTCCTTAACGACGACGGTGTTCAGTTTGGCGATACCATCTGCGGATTTGATATCCCCGACAACGAACACAGCCTTTTCCATCCTTCAAAAACAGGAACCGACCACTCGCTTAAAGAATATTTCTATTTCATAAACAGCCTTAATCTTCTCTCTTACTACACAGACCCGTATATCTCTCTGGCAACGGGTATGCTCTGCCGAACCATGGCGAAAAGATTCGACTGCGGCGACAAAAACTTCATCCTCTGCATAGATTTCATCGACAGCAGAGCCTGCAATCTACTGTAG
- a CDS encoding EAL domain-containing protein yields the protein MKEDTLIKRILRENNVVTVFQPVVSLKEMRIVGFEALSRGICSETGNIIQPTAMFQMAREENCDLELDRLCRRTAMKAYKTIPNYNKYLLFLNIDTCVIDKNDTESANYTKALTDEFGINYSSISLEIVESKIENNQNLVHFVDNYKKLGYYVSLDDFGAMHSNMNRIILSKPNIIKIDMGLIRNIHDNYYQQSIITSIIDIAKKTGALTLAEGLENMEDIMKSYELGIDLYQGFFFHRPCIDVGSAAGFIQDKINYTVGYVKNKLAENVTIRKNRHTNFENITSLLKHEAKGRSLEAFYKALEANVGFFPEIERIFILDNTGIQTLPSVINPSHKLKKTKSFSMFHENHSDHSLKDYYYYLKKLDAGRYFTDTFISSTSGNILRTMSCTVSVRDENFILCIDFIDSVKS from the coding sequence GTGAAAGAAGACACACTGATTAAGCGTATTTTGCGGGAAAACAACGTGGTCACAGTCTTTCAGCCTGTGGTCAGTCTGAAAGAAATGCGCATTGTGGGCTTTGAAGCACTTTCCAGAGGTATCTGCTCGGAAACGGGCAACATTATCCAGCCTACTGCAATGTTTCAAATGGCCAGAGAAGAAAACTGCGATCTGGAACTGGACAGGCTCTGCCGCCGCACTGCAATGAAGGCCTACAAAACCATCCCCAACTATAATAAATATCTGCTGTTTCTGAACATCGACACCTGCGTAATAGACAAGAACGATACTGAATCAGCCAATTATACAAAAGCACTCACTGATGAGTTCGGCATCAACTATTCCTCCATCTCCCTTGAGATAGTGGAATCGAAGATTGAAAATAACCAGAACCTTGTCCACTTCGTGGATAACTATAAAAAACTCGGCTACTATGTCTCACTGGACGATTTCGGCGCAATGCACTCCAACATGAACCGCATAATCCTCTCCAAACCGAACATAATCAAAATCGACATGGGTCTCATCCGCAACATTCACGACAACTACTACCAGCAGTCGATAATCACATCCATCATAGACATAGCCAAAAAAACAGGCGCACTCACCCTTGCGGAAGGGCTTGAGAACATGGAAGACATAATGAAAAGCTACGAACTGGGCATAGACCTGTATCAGGGCTTTTTCTTCCACAGACCCTGCATCGACGTGGGCAGTGCGGCGGGATTCATTCAGGACAAAATAAACTACACCGTGGGCTATGTTAAAAACAAACTGGCCGAAAACGTCACCATCCGCAAGAACAGACACACCAACTTCGAAAACATAACCTCACTGCTGAAACACGAGGCAAAGGGAAGAAGTCTGGAAGCTTTCTATAAGGCTCTGGAGGCAAATGTCGGTTTTTTCCCTGAGATTGAAAGGATCTTTATTCTGGACAACACAGGCATACAAACGCTTCCCTCGGTGATAAATCCTTCGCATAAACTTAAAAAGACAAAATCTTTCAGCATGTTCCATGAAAACCACTCGGACCACTCGCTTAAAGACTACTATTATTACTTGAAAAAACTGGATGCCGGACGATATTTCACAGATACGTTCATTTCAAGCACATCGGGTAACATTCTGAGAACTATGTCCTGCACGGTTTCCGTTCGGGATGAAAATTTTATCCTTTGCATTGATTTTATAGACAGCGTTAAGTCATGA
- a CDS encoding TIGR01212 family radical SAM protein (This family includes YhcC from E. coli K-12, an uncharacterized radical SAM protein.), with protein MTETDKKRLFYSLSDYLKERFGQKVRKVTVDAGFTCPNRDGLKGTDGCIYCNVDSFVMASESDISCQVRERTAKLRTQGIERFIVYFQSYSNTYADIETIRRRVELALVDEGIVSIYIGTRPDVIDAEKLAYFAELNKKYEVMLEYGLQSANDNTLRVINRGHSAADFAEAVRLTKSFRIKTCAHIIFGLPGDTREDMMRSVDLCVGLGVDSIKFHHLHVVRNTPLAEMYYAGRVDLLSEQAYIEILAEAIGRMKPDMVVSRLVGDAAQGTLIAPMWPEDKSGFTRKLTAYMEEKGIWQGCRIVHSV; from the coding sequence ATGACGGAAACGGACAAAAAAAGACTTTTTTACTCTCTTAGCGACTATCTGAAGGAGAGATTCGGCCAAAAAGTGCGCAAGGTCACTGTTGACGCAGGGTTCACCTGCCCTAACAGGGACGGGCTTAAAGGCACCGACGGCTGTATATACTGCAATGTAGATTCGTTCGTAATGGCTTCCGAGTCCGACATATCCTGTCAGGTGAGGGAGAGGACGGCAAAACTCCGCACTCAGGGCATAGAAAGATTTATCGTATATTTTCAATCATACTCAAACACTTATGCAGATATCGAAACCATCAGGCGGCGGGTTGAGCTTGCCCTTGTGGATGAAGGTATAGTCTCAATATACATCGGCACACGTCCGGACGTTATCGATGCCGAAAAACTCGCCTATTTTGCAGAGCTGAACAAAAAATACGAGGTCATGCTGGAATACGGACTTCAGTCCGCCAACGACAACACTCTCAGGGTGATAAACAGAGGCCACTCCGCCGCCGATTTTGCAGAGGCGGTGAGGCTTACGAAATCTTTCAGAATAAAAACCTGCGCCCATATAATCTTCGGACTTCCCGGGGACACCCGTGAGGACATGATGCGCTCTGTGGATCTTTGTGTCGGGCTGGGTGTGGATTCCATAAAGTTTCACCATCTGCATGTGGTTCGCAATACGCCCCTTGCGGAAATGTATTACGCCGGCAGGGTCGATCTGCTCAGTGAGCAGGCATACATCGAGATTCTGGCCGAGGCCATTGGCCGCATGAAGCCTGACATGGTTGTGTCCAGACTGGTGGGGGATGCCGCACAGGGAACACTGATAGCGCCCATGTGGCCGGAGGACAAATCCGGATTCACCCGCAAGCTGACGGCATACATGGAAGAGAAGGGCATCTGGCAGGGGTGCAGAATTGTACATTCAGTATGA
- a CDS encoding 4Fe-4S dicluster domain-containing protein produces MKKQLAFMVNSKKCIGCYSCAMSCKNQYHQEVGVAWRNLQPLEAKDYPHRDRAFYSLACNHCEKPVCAQVCPVQAHVKREKDGIVVHSSDKCIYCRQCIENCPYHAAKDNVVLQRAEKCSMCVERIDSGEKPACVQGCPAHALTIVELSEVKNAVQYPKGFGKFTKLNPSTRFVEAKAPELVLTDKDI; encoded by the coding sequence ATGAAAAAACAGCTCGCCTTTATGGTAAATTCCAAAAAATGTATAGGCTGCTACTCATGCGCCATGTCCTGCAAAAACCAGTATCATCAGGAGGTCGGCGTTGCATGGAGAAACCTTCAGCCGCTGGAGGCAAAGGACTATCCCCACAGGGATCGTGCCTTCTATTCACTCGCCTGCAACCACTGCGAAAAACCCGTCTGCGCTCAGGTATGCCCTGTTCAGGCACACGTTAAGCGTGAGAAGGACGGCATAGTGGTTCACTCATCCGATAAATGTATCTACTGCCGCCAGTGCATAGAAAACTGCCCCTACCATGCGGCAAAGGACAACGTTGTCCTTCAGCGTGCTGAAAAATGCAGCATGTGCGTCGAGCGAATCGATTCAGGGGAAAAACCCGCCTGCGTTCAGGGCTGTCCCGCCCATGCGCTGACCATTGTTGAGCTTTCCGAGGTGAAAAACGCCGTGCAGTATCCCAAAGGGTTCGGCAAATTCACAAAACTTAACCCGTCAACAAGGTTCGTCGAGGCGAAAGCCCCCGAACTGGTGCTGACTGACAAAGATATCTGA
- the cls gene encoding cardiolipin synthase encodes MYIQYDNIVTYILELISFVLIIIILSGRREARGNLSWVLAVILFPLFGALAYIIFGNPRLRNIVEKRMKRYPFIDRSICRDKNCETDVGDLGRLITRVTGMLPVRCRNLHLISEAIRKYALLERDIQNAQDFILMEYYLFRDDVVGRRFAALLEKKAKEGVRIYFMVDGWGSMGLLFSPMLKKMQAAGIKTAVFHSPFRFRTAARLNFRNHRKIVVIDGKIAYTGGMNIGQEYKEWADAHLRFEGNAVNSVAGFFAEDWLFATGEDISDAVMLEYSTDCGDRTVHVIPSGPHQSTPMIYDSLFAAITQAKQYVDIITPYLVPNQPMMELLKNMAKQGIYVRIIVPGRNNHPIIAAAGRSYYEELIEAGVQIYEATDKMVHAKIINVDGKWATVGSANMDTRSFRLNFELNLMAYSDDFALEVVELTKNYLSLSERVSLEKVRKRPFFIRVFEGGCRTLSPVL; translated from the coding sequence TTGTACATTCAGTATGACAATATCGTCACCTACATTTTAGAGCTTATCTCGTTCGTACTCATCATCATTATCCTTTCGGGCAGGCGGGAGGCCAGAGGGAACCTTTCGTGGGTTCTGGCGGTTATCCTGTTCCCGCTTTTCGGTGCGCTGGCCTATATCATTTTCGGCAACCCCAGACTCCGCAACATTGTTGAAAAGAGGATGAAACGCTATCCGTTCATCGACAGAAGCATATGCAGAGACAAAAACTGTGAAACGGATGTCGGGGATCTCGGCAGACTTATAACCCGTGTAACTGGTATGCTGCCGGTACGCTGCCGCAACCTGCACCTGATAAGCGAAGCCATAAGAAAATACGCTCTTCTTGAGAGGGACATACAGAACGCTCAGGATTTCATCCTTATGGAATACTATCTTTTCAGGGACGACGTTGTGGGCAGACGCTTTGCGGCATTGCTTGAAAAAAAGGCAAAAGAGGGTGTGCGCATATATTTCATGGTGGACGGCTGGGGTTCAATGGGGCTTCTGTTCTCGCCGATGCTTAAAAAGATGCAGGCGGCGGGGATAAAGACCGCTGTGTTCCACTCCCCTTTCAGATTCCGAACCGCTGCAAGACTGAATTTCAGAAACCACAGGAAGATAGTCGTCATTGACGGTAAAATAGCCTATACGGGCGGAATGAACATCGGTCAGGAGTATAAGGAGTGGGCGGATGCGCATTTGCGATTTGAAGGCAATGCGGTGAACTCCGTTGCGGGTTTTTTCGCCGAGGACTGGCTGTTCGCTACCGGAGAGGATATCTCCGATGCCGTCATGCTGGAATACAGCACTGACTGCGGCGACAGAACCGTGCATGTGATCCCTTCAGGACCGCACCAGAGCACGCCGATGATTTATGATTCGCTGTTTGCCGCCATAACGCAGGCGAAGCAGTATGTTGACATAATAACGCCTTATCTCGTGCCCAATCAGCCCATGATGGAGCTTCTTAAAAATATGGCGAAGCAGGGCATCTATGTCCGCATCATCGTGCCGGGCAGAAACAACCATCCCATAATAGCCGCCGCCGGACGCTCGTATTATGAGGAGCTTATCGAGGCGGGGGTGCAGATTTACGAAGCCACCGACAAAATGGTTCATGCGAAGATAATCAACGTCGACGGCAAATGGGCCACTGTGGGGTCGGCGAATATGGATACCAGAAGTTTCAGGCTGAATTTCGAGCTGAATCTGATGGCGTATTCGGATGATTTTGCGCTGGAGGTTGTGGAGCTGACAAAGAACTACCTGTCACTGTCCGAGCGGGTGTCGCTGGAAAAGGTCAGGAAGCGTCCTTTCTTTATAAGGGTTTTCGAAGGCGGCTGCCGGACTCTGAGCCCTGTTCTATAA
- a CDS encoding ATP-binding protein — MNSSTFISPPAVSFYRAHSKENYGDNLEKLRKTVVKAMTLKSMVAGIEAGRGGLGLRVVKPVWYNFDMVGTVEFGGRIENILRATKASTDIEYATAVYNPIVEKARGLVDVTEWMPYGSLTVYDFSSEATRKNISSGLMEKSGIIHLGDKYYMTSKMPLYDFSSEQIGYLFLIKDTTREVSQMHSEVTKQAGIIIAYGLFALALVSGYMIKVLFRPIEKIAKHVSEKEITLETPPVPLKYYGKSEISVLSDAYNNLSQKLFSNLQELSKQIHAVEDVNKNLETAIGTRTRQLEEANAQLESALDNYRYINDVKTEFLTNVSHEIRTPMNAIIGLSYLALQTGLNSKQYEYISKINSSATVLMEIINDILDYSKIEAGKLELESISFNLYELLKNVKDILEVQAERKKIYFSLGVAPDVPVYVKGDPMRLTQVLSNLGSNAVKFTDEGYVSIFVENIEADMAYSTLKFTVRDTGIGIPPEKIGKIFSSYEQISQKNARKYGGSGLGLSICKKILDKMSGSIKVESVLGQGSTFTVTIRVKNTDVTSAEDLGERTGVLKGKRVLVAEKSPREQGSISSIYRELMADVVPADSHIALMQVLGNNIKEDGTCGFDLIVLENWVHDIPSLSAFDNLNTDLSAMPPVIYISNETPPETGLNVTTLAKPASPTLLLNTAVTIITGNEAYSEPEETISGSVAGQQIKALVADDNGLNREVAKEFLLLLGVETKFAENGSEALTIARKEPFDIIFMDIMMPELDGYAASRLIREDGANADTPIYAMTASVMDEDRLRIKTSLLNGFISKPLKINELSKAVTEALRIRASRGTGFYMHDSSGHVDFITGLSLFGGNEELYKRALREFLPAAATLRNSLESSQAPDELKRIALSADSYAENLALNQVSEAVKNTLKALEDDDTASVRAAVNELSEQLMKAEEVIANNLKTA, encoded by the coding sequence TTGAACAGTTCCACTTTCATATCCCCCCCTGCGGTCAGCTTTTACAGAGCGCACAGCAAGGAAAATTACGGCGATAATCTGGAAAAACTCCGCAAAACGGTTGTAAAGGCAATGACGCTCAAGTCTATGGTGGCAGGAATTGAGGCCGGAAGGGGCGGGCTGGGTCTGCGGGTGGTCAAACCCGTATGGTATAACTTCGATATGGTCGGCACCGTTGAGTTCGGCGGGCGCATCGAAAACATTCTCAGAGCAACAAAGGCCAGCACAGACATCGAATATGCCACTGCCGTTTATAACCCCATTGTTGAAAAGGCGCGCGGACTGGTGGATGTTACAGAATGGATGCCCTACGGCAGCCTCACCGTTTACGACTTTTCATCAGAGGCCACCAGAAAGAACATCTCCTCCGGACTTATGGAAAAATCCGGAATAATCCATCTGGGCGATAAATATTACATGACATCAAAAATGCCTCTTTATGACTTCTCCTCCGAACAGATAGGGTATCTGTTCCTTATAAAGGACACCACCAGAGAGGTCAGCCAGATGCACTCCGAGGTTACGAAACAGGCGGGCATAATCATTGCCTACGGACTGTTTGCCCTTGCCCTTGTCTCCGGATACATGATCAAGGTTCTGTTCAGACCCATTGAAAAAATAGCAAAACACGTTTCCGAAAAAGAGATAACCCTCGAAACACCTCCCGTTCCGCTTAAATATTACGGAAAAAGCGAAATAAGCGTTCTTTCAGATGCCTACAACAATCTGAGCCAGAAACTTTTCAGCAACCTTCAGGAACTCAGCAAACAGATACATGCGGTTGAGGATGTTAACAAAAACCTCGAAACCGCCATCGGAACCCGCACCAGACAGCTTGAAGAGGCGAACGCACAGCTGGAATCCGCTCTGGACAACTACAGATACATAAACGATGTTAAAACCGAATTTCTCACAAACGTCAGCCACGAGATACGCACCCCTATGAACGCAATAATAGGCCTCAGCTATCTTGCGCTCCAGACCGGGCTTAACTCGAAACAATACGAATACATAAGCAAAATAAACTCCTCAGCAACGGTTCTGATGGAGATAATCAACGATATTCTGGACTACTCCAAGATTGAGGCAGGAAAACTGGAGCTGGAGAGCATCAGCTTCAACCTCTATGAGCTTCTGAAAAACGTTAAGGATATCCTTGAGGTTCAGGCCGAAAGGAAAAAAATATACTTTTCACTGGGCGTTGCGCCCGACGTTCCCGTATATGTCAAAGGCGACCCGATGAGACTGACTCAGGTTCTTTCGAATCTCGGTTCAAACGCAGTAAAATTCACCGATGAAGGCTATGTCAGCATTTTCGTTGAAAACATCGAGGCCGACATGGCATACAGCACCCTTAAATTCACCGTCAGAGACACGGGCATAGGTATTCCGCCGGAGAAAATTGGCAAGATATTCTCGTCCTACGAGCAGATATCCCAGAAGAACGCAAGAAAATACGGCGGTTCCGGACTGGGACTTTCAATATGTAAAAAAATTCTGGACAAAATGAGCGGAAGCATAAAGGTTGAAAGCGTTCTGGGACAGGGAAGCACCTTCACAGTAACAATCAGGGTCAAAAACACCGATGTCACCAGTGCGGAGGATCTTGGCGAGCGCACAGGAGTTCTGAAAGGCAAAAGAGTTCTGGTGGCAGAAAAATCCCCCAGAGAACAGGGAAGCATCTCATCGATATACAGGGAGCTGATGGCGGACGTTGTTCCTGCAGACAGCCATATCGCATTGATGCAGGTGCTTGGCAACAACATCAAAGAGGACGGAACCTGCGGGTTCGACCTGATAGTGTTAGAAAACTGGGTTCACGACATCCCTTCGCTCTCAGCATTTGATAACCTGAATACAGACCTTTCGGCAATGCCGCCTGTGATATACATCAGTAACGAAACGCCGCCGGAAACGGGGCTGAACGTCACCACTCTGGCAAAACCCGCCTCCCCCACCCTGCTTCTGAACACGGCTGTGACCATCATAACCGGAAATGAAGCCTATTCCGAACCGGAAGAGACAATCAGCGGCAGTGTTGCCGGACAGCAGATAAAGGCTCTGGTGGCGGATGACAACGGGCTGAACCGTGAGGTTGCAAAAGAGTTTCTTCTTCTGCTGGGTGTTGAAACGAAATTTGCCGAAAACGGCTCTGAAGCCCTCACAATTGCCAGAAAAGAACCGTTCGACATCATCTTTATGGACATAATGATGCCTGAACTTGACGGATACGCCGCATCCAGACTCATCAGAGAGGACGGAGCAAACGCAGACACACCCATCTATGCGATGACAGCCAGCGTTATGGACGAGGACAGGCTGAGGATAAAAACATCCCTGCTGAACGGCTTCATATCGAAACCGCTCAAAATAAACGAACTTTCAAAAGCCGTCACCGAGGCTCTGAGGATACGAGCCAGCAGAGGAACGGGATTCTATATGCACGATTCTTCCGGACATGTGGACTTCATTACCGGTCTTTCGCTTTTCGGCGGTAACGAGGAGCTTTACAAGCGGGCACTGAGAGAGTTCCTGCCTGCTGCGGCGACACTCAGAAACTCTCTGGAGTCTTCACAAGCACCGGATGAACTGAAACGCATCGCACTGTCCGCTGACTCCTATGCTGAAAATCTTGCCCTGAATCAGGTGTCGGAAGCGGTAAAAAATACCCTTAAAGCACTGGAAGACGACGACACAGCTTCTGTCAGAGCCGCCGTTAATGAACTTTCAGAACAGCTTATGAAAGCGGAAGAGGTCATAGCCAACAACCTGAAAACCGCCTGA
- a CDS encoding GGDEF and EAL domain-containing protein, with translation MTELLSLSAVLVFLVLSQLISALLFTLYFIKQKRKMAEANRKLKAANARIQQYLSGVDASNLMCVMDTTGVMKYINRAYLNAVGFEFDEIVGNRYDILTHPDTPQETYEIMFQTLQEGQIWSGMLMNKAKDGHTVYLESSVVPIKDDNNRITEYLSIRKDLTELFKQQEQIRKQYTDPLTGFPNRTKMRLDIEKIKEPALAIINIDAFSTINTFYGLEAGDEILKDFAKLLKSRMDFSMTAYRLSGDEFAVLADNIENVEEFNHIIRQIMHYITEYRFTHKGNEITLSLTCGTALGHDNPLVKAGMALKQARKNKRSLTTYSEVHQVAEQMRETIQYTTALRDAVKLDRVVPHFQPIAETSTGRIFKHEALIRIQDENGKFIPPLCFLELSKQLKMYNDLSSIMLTKTLEKIKDNDKRISFNFDKEDVLNTKIHQKLFSAIRQYSLQGRITIEITESEGMDNLSELAAFVSQAKQEGCLIAIDDFGTGYSNFMYILSLQPDFLKIDGSITRQILESKRARLLTETIVSMCNRAGIKTIGEFVSSEEIYTLMKNMGVDYVQGYYFGKPEVELL, from the coding sequence ATGACTGAATTGCTATCCTTAAGCGCAGTACTGGTGTTTCTTGTCTTATCGCAACTTATCTCTGCGCTCCTTTTCACCCTCTATTTTATCAAACAAAAAAGAAAGATGGCCGAGGCCAACCGCAAGCTGAAGGCTGCGAACGCAAGGATACAGCAGTATTTAAGCGGGGTCGATGCATCAAACCTTATGTGTGTGATGGACACCACAGGTGTCATGAAATATATAAACCGTGCCTATCTGAACGCCGTGGGCTTCGAGTTCGACGAAATAGTAGGCAACCGATACGACATACTAACCCACCCTGACACCCCTCAGGAAACCTATGAAATAATGTTTCAGACTCTGCAGGAGGGTCAGATATGGTCGGGTATGCTGATGAACAAGGCCAAAGACGGACACACTGTCTATCTGGAATCCTCCGTTGTTCCCATAAAAGACGACAACAACCGCATAACCGAATATCTCTCAATCCGCAAAGACCTGACAGAGCTCTTCAAACAGCAGGAACAGATACGCAAGCAGTACACCGATCCGCTGACAGGCTTCCCCAACAGAACAAAGATGCGTCTGGATATCGAAAAGATAAAAGAACCTGCTCTGGCCATAATAAACATTGATGCTTTCAGCACCATAAACACTTTCTACGGGCTTGAGGCGGGGGACGAGATCCTCAAGGATTTTGCAAAACTGCTTAAAAGCCGTATGGATTTCTCCATGACCGCCTACAGGCTCAGCGGCGACGAGTTTGCTGTTCTGGCGGACAACATTGAAAATGTTGAAGAGTTCAATCACATAATCCGTCAGATAATGCACTATATAACCGAGTACCGCTTCACCCATAAAGGAAACGAGATCACCCTCAGCCTGACATGCGGAACCGCTCTGGGACACGACAACCCGCTGGTCAAAGCGGGAATGGCTCTGAAACAGGCCAGAAAGAACAAACGAAGCCTGACCACCTATTCCGAGGTGCATCAGGTGGCCGAGCAGATGCGTGAGACAATACAATACACGACCGCACTGCGTGACGCTGTTAAGCTGGACAGGGTCGTACCCCACTTTCAGCCCATAGCCGAGACAAGCACAGGCAGGATATTCAAACATGAAGCACTCATCCGCATTCAGGATGAAAACGGCAAGTTCATCCCGCCGCTGTGCTTTCTGGAGCTTTCAAAACAGCTTAAAATGTACAACGACCTCTCTTCCATAATGCTGACAAAGACACTGGAAAAGATTAAGGATAACGACAAGCGCATCTCGTTCAACTTCGACAAAGAGGATGTGCTGAACACGAAAATTCACCAGAAACTGTTCTCCGCCATCAGGCAATACAGTCTTCAGGGGCGGATAACCATTGAGATAACCGAATCCGAGGGTATGGACAACCTCAGCGAACTTGCGGCGTTCGTCAGTCAGGCGAAGCAGGAGGGCTGCCTCATCGCCATCGATGATTTCGGCACGGGCTATTCCAACTTCATGTACATCCTGTCGCTCCAGCCGGATTTCCTTAAAATAGACGGTTCCATCACACGCCAGATCCTTGAGTCAAAGCGTGCCCGCCTGCTTACGGAGACCATAGTCAGCATGTGCAACAGAGCGGGAATTAAGACCATCGGCGAATTTGTTTCATCCGAGGAGATATACACCCTGATGAAAAATATGGGCGTGGACTACGTTCAGGGGTATTATTTCGGTAAGCCGGAAGTGGAACTGCTGTAA